A stretch of the Malus sylvestris chromosome 10, drMalSylv7.2, whole genome shotgun sequence genome encodes the following:
- the LOC126584188 gene encoding uncharacterized mitochondrial protein AtMg00810-like: MSDLGLLHHFLGLGVIQTEDCIFLNQKKYARTLVEKFGLKDCKYVAIPLVADEKLSKVDASEMADESLYRKMVGSLLYLIATRPDIMFAASFLAQFMHNPTRKHIGTTKRVLRYIQGTLDYGIAYEKGKDDVLIGYYDSDWRK, from the coding sequence ATGTCGGATTTAGGTCTGTTGCATCACTTCTTAGGGCTTGGAGTAATTCAAACAGAAGACTGCATCTTTCTGaatcaaaagaaatatgcaagaACCTTGGTGGAGAAGTTTGGATTAAAGGATTGCAAGTATGTTGCAATTCCACTTGTAGCAGATGAAAAGTTAAGCAAAGTTGATGCAAGTGAGATGGCTGATGAAAGTCTTTATAGGAAGATGGTTGGTAGTCTGTTATACTTAATAGCTACAAGACCTGATATAATGTTTGCTGCAAGTTTCCTAGCTCAATTCATGCACAATCCAACCAGAAAGCACATAGGAACCACAAAGAGGGTGTTGAGATATATACAAGGAACACTGGACTATGGAATTGCATATGAGAAAGGCAAAGATGATGTGCTTATTGGCTATTATGATAGTGACTGGAGGAAGTGA